From the Xylella fastidiosa genome, the window CACCAAGGGTCGGAACAAGAAGGTGCTAAAAAAACTCCTTTGAATGTTGAAGTTTTTAACCTGGGCGAGCGTTCGATGTTTGCAGTCTCCTCTGTATTGGTGACAGGGACTGCGGATGCTATTTTGATTGATACGCAGTTTTCTGCGGCTGATGCACGTCAGCTTGTAGACAAAATAAAAGCATCTGGCAAGCGTCTGAAGGCTATCTATATCAGTCATGGTGACCCTGATTATTACTTTGGTCTGGATAGTGTGCACGCTGCCTTCCCTGAGGCGAAGGTGTTCGCTACTCCGCAAACTATCGCGCATATCCAGGCCACCAAAGATGCGAAACTGAAGCTCTGGGCGCCACAGCTGGGACAGGATGCACCGAAACAAATCTTGATTCCAGAACCAATGCAAGGAGACCAGCTGGTACTGGAAGGTCAGGAATTGAGGATTATTGGTATGGATGGTCCGACGCCTGACCGTACTTTCGTGTGGATTCCCTCAAGCAGAACAGTTGCTGGCGGTATCTCGGTGATGGGGGCTCAGCATGTATGGATGGCTGACACACAGACCCCACAGTCCCACATGGAGTGGTTGGCTGTGCTGGATCGGATCAAATCAATGGATCCGAAGGTAGTGGTTCCAGGACATTTTTTGCCTGGCGCGTCGCTGGACGTGCGCTCGGTGACGTTCACTGCCGATTATATTCGTGCCTTTGACGAGGAAACCGTCAAGGCCAAGGATTCGGCTGCGTTGATCGCGGCGATGAAGCAACGTTATCCCGGACTTGGTGGAGAGGGATCGCTCGAACTCAGTGCCAAGGTGGCCAAGGGCGAGATGGAATGGAAGTGATGTGATGGGCGACTATGCTCACGTTTCTATCCTTATTCCTACACGGCGTGGTGCTTCTTTGTGATAAATGCATCTATTTTCTATTGCGGAGTGTCGCTCTTTTCTGGCCATGTTCATTTGATACATAAATGTGTTTCAGGTTAGGCGATGTCTGGTGCTCACTGGACTTGACATTTGGAGCATTCTTTCTCTAAAGCTGAAATGCGCTGTTGTCTGGTAGAAGCGGTATCAGAATTTTCCTGATTGACCTCGTAGACCGCATAATGCTCGGATGACCCCTTTCATCAAAACTCCTTCTATGGCCAGGATCATCGCCATTGCCAATCAAAAAGGTGGTGTCGGTAAGACCACTACAGCGGTTAATCTGGCGGCAGGCTTGGTGCGTGCATCCGAGCGAGTCCTGTTGGTGGATCTTGATTCGCAGGGCAATGCGACGATGGGCAGCGGCGTGGATAAGAACGGGTTGATCTCGTCTACCTGTGAGGTTCTGTTGGGTGAAAGGAGTGTTGCTGAGAGTCGGGCCAGGGCGCCGGAAGGTTTCGATTTGCTGCCAGGCAACATTGATTTGACTGCAGCGGCCATCCAGTTAATGGAGCAAAGCGAGCGTGAGCAGCGATTGAAGCGTGCGCTGTCACCGATTCGCCGTGAGTACGATTTCATCTTGATTGACTGTCCGCCGGCGCTGTCGCTGCTGACCGTGAATGCCCTCACCGCAGCGGATTCGGTGATTGTGCCGATGCAGTGCGAGTATTACGCGCTGGAGGGGTTGAGTGCGTTGCTTGAAACGATTGAGGCGCTGCGTGTCAATCTGAATCCGCGACTGGAGATTGAGGGTGTACTGCGTAC encodes:
- a CDS encoding MBL fold metallo-hydrolase, with amino-acid sequence MKALNKIRYAFLVCTLMVLVTLAGCNSADRSAEPPQSSHQGSEQEGAKKTPLNVEVFNLGERSMFAVSSVLVTGTADAILIDTQFSAADARQLVDKIKASGKRLKAIYISHGDPDYYFGLDSVHAAFPEAKVFATPQTIAHIQATKDAKLKLWAPQLGQDAPKQILIPEPMQGDQLVLEGQELRIIGMDGPTPDRTFVWIPSSRTVAGGISVMGAQHVWMADTQTPQSHMEWLAVLDRIKSMDPKVVVPGHFLPGASLDVRSVTFTADYIRAFDEETVKAKDSAALIAAMKQRYPGLGGEGSLELSAKVAKGEMEWK
- a CDS encoding ParA family protein, with product MARIIAIANQKGGVGKTTTAVNLAAGLVRASERVLLVDLDSQGNATMGSGVDKNGLISSTCEVLLGERSVAESRARAPEGFDLLPGNIDLTAAAIQLMEQSEREQRLKRALSPIRREYDFILIDCPPALSLLTVNALTAADSVIVPMQCEYYALEGLSALLETIEALRVNLNPRLEIEGVLRTMFDIRNNLANAVSTELTEHFGDKVFRTIVPRNVRLAEAPSYGKSIVGYDGASRGSVAYLGLANEVILRQKDRKKANVVEIN